Within the Candidatus Poribacteria bacterium genome, the region ATAATTCATGAACATCGCATACCCGGTGTCCATTCTCTAACTTGTCCATCATTTTCTGATAAGCTTGGACTGCGCGTTCACGAGTCTCATAATTCTCAATATTAATGATAGTTTCATCAGTTTGAACTCTTAATACAAACTTACCTGAATTTTGATGGATGGAAATAGTATGACCGGCGTGTAGGTTTACAGCTAAAACACCTGAAGAGTTTTCGCGAATTTTAATAAACATTGTTATTCCTTTGTAGGTTGGAGGGAAAAAGGCGTTAGGGATTGACAATCCGCGGTTGTTTCAGAGTCTCAATTTCGCTTGTGAGTGTTTCAACCTGTTTTTCGAGTTTAGTAATGGATTCTGAGTTGTTAGCGACCGCTTGCTCAACCGTATCAATAGATGTTTTGACAGTTCGGCTGAATGCTTCACGCGCTAAGGTTTCGGCATGTATTCTTTCGATAATATCTTGGTAAAATTCTCTCTGTTTTAAATTAGAAGCATCAATAGTCTGCTCCATCTCTATTTTTGCGGTGTTGAACGCATTCAGCACAGCCTCTTTTTCAAGAGCTATCCTTTCAAAACCATTAGTCATTTGATCCTTAACAGCACTAATGTCATTCGTGATCCGGTCGATTTGATTGGCATCTGCATCACTTTGTTTTTTGTAGTTATAAAGCCACACTCCTGCTGCACCTATACCGGTAGCAAGAATGGAAGCAAGAATCGAGAGTATAAAGGGTAACATCATCTCTTCCTTTGTGAGAACTTATGAAAATCAAAAGGCTTTTGCCAGTTCGCCAGCCCAACCCGTTTCGAAGGAGGGGGAAGTACTTACACGAGGGTGTAAGCCGAAACACTTCCCCACTGGCTTAGGTATAGTATAGCATTTCCCCCACTTTTTGTCAATAAAAAAGTGTGATTTTTTCAATAGTATTTATCGCGTTTCTGTGTTATAATTTCACATAAATGGTTTTTCTCGGAGGAACAGGTGTCGTCCCATGATGCTGTTTGAAACTCTCTGTGGCATATTTCAGCAGTTCTGAAACATAACGCTGTTTTATGATAATTGACACCCAAAAGTTACCCTCCTGTTTTTCGATACAAAGTTTCCTCTCAACAACTCCCAGTACAAAAAATCGTCTGTCACTTCCAATAAACACAGGACTACCACTTGCCCCTCTATTCAGATGAGGCTTGATAGCAAGATGATGGTCTTTTAGACTGATGTCACAAACGAGGTGTTCTTCCTGTATCAAAGGTTGATAAAATTGACTTTCGTCTTTAGGGGAACCTACAACCGTTAATTTACTACTGCTTGATATGGGGGTTTGTGGTTTAGTAAAGTAGTCCCAAGTGAGCGGTGGCAAATCAAATCTTTCAGGCGGCACATATATGCTCTGAGAGGCAACAACACACGCAAGATCAATATTTTTATCGGGATGCGAATACACTTTATTTGAGAGCGGACGTAGAGTCCTCTTATAGTACTCATTCGGCGGACAACTGGGAAAAATACCCGTCTTTTCGGTG harbors:
- a CDS encoding trypsin-like peptidase domain-containing protein, encoding MSETQDTKFPKSLIQATVCISVFGGTGFLCSFPFDYPDTFFVVSNKHVLTNFTEKTGIFPSCPPNEYYKRTLRPLSNKVYSHPDKNIDLACVVASQSIYVPPERFDLPPLTWDYFTKPQTPISSSSKLTVVGSPKDESQFYQPLIQEEHLVCDISLKDHHLAIKPHLNRGASGSPVFIGSDRRFFVLGVVERKLCIEKQEGNFWVSIIIKQRYVSELLKYATESFKQHHGTTPVPPRKTIYVKL